The Macrobrachium nipponense isolate FS-2020 chromosome 27, ASM1510439v2, whole genome shotgun sequence genome includes a region encoding these proteins:
- the LOC135200647 gene encoding uncharacterized protein LOC135200647 produces the protein MERRLLRETDRSGEIVLTKGPVQKRSFVYGLNTIVAEAENIINNRPLTYVNEDNADIALTPAILLYGRAITMAPPLNKFVDVPFNENVELRENYARLCETIRKFEKLWLLDYLTSLRERHRNTESSNICPLSIGDLVLIVNGNCKRHKYPLGIIEKLHAGPDNVIRTVEIKTASGNFTRPLNHVIPLECNVREESTTESGQNEVGETSEASNEASHINMTTKKTMERAEIKDVRDGLESVAEDAPTTTTGSPPLQVMSDRRPMRRTAAKADEQRKQLIREEAL, from the coding sequence ATGGAAAGGCGGCTTTTACGAGAGACTGATCGGAGTGGTGAAATCGTGCTTACAAAGGGCCCTGTACAGAAAAGGAGTTTCGTTTATGGACTCAATACCATCGTCGCTGAAGCCGAGAACATCATCAATAACAGGCCACTAACATATGTCAACGAAGATAACGCCGACATCGCGCTCACCCCTGCCATACTCTTATACGGCAGAGCTATTACAATGGCTCCTCCTTTGAACAAGTTCGTCGACGTACCTTTCAATGAGAACGTCGAATTGAGGGAGAACTATGCAAGACTGTGTGAGACGATAAGAAAGTTTGAGAAATTGTGGCTACTTGACTATTTGACTTCTCTTAGAGAGAGGCACAGAAACACCGAGTCTTCAAACATCTGTCCATTAAGCATAGGAGATTTGGTCCTTATAGTAAATGGTAATTGTAAAAGACACAAGTACCCTTTGGGAATCATCGAGAAACTCCACGCAGGTCCTGATAATGTTATAAGGACAGTCGAGATAAAAACAGCAAGTGGAAATTTTACGAGACCATTGAATCATGTCATTCCACTCGAATGTAATGTCAGAGAGGAATCAACAACAGAAAGCGGACAGAATGAAGTAGGCGAGACCAGCGAGGCCTCAAACGAGGCTAGTCATATAAACATGACAACAAAGAAGACGATGGAGAGGGCCGAAATCAAGGACGTAAGAGACGGCCTAGAGAGTGTTGCGGAGGATGCCCCTACGACCACAACAGGTTCCCCGCCTCTACAAGTGATGTCTGATCGTCGGCCCATGAGAAGAACTGCTGCTAAGGCCGACGAGCAAAGAAAACAGTTGATTCGCGAAGAAGCGTTATAA